TCCATTGATGATCAAACGCGCGCTTGCCAACGAAAAACTTCCGATCTATGGCACGGGCATGAACATCCGCGACTGGATTTATGTCGACGACCACAATGAAGGCGTCTGGAAAGCCTTCACATCTGGAAAAGCGGGCGAAGTTTACAACTTCGGCGGCAACTCCGAGAGACAAAATCTCGACGTCGCAAAAATGATCCTTAAACATCTCGGCAAACCAGAATCTCTTTTGAACTTCGTCCAGGATCGCAAAGGTCACGACTTCCGTTATGCGATCGACTACAGCAAAGCTCAAAAAGAATTGAACTGGAACCCGACTGTTAAATTTGAAGAGCAAGGTCTTCTTCGCACCATTGAATACTATAGAAATCTATGGGCGAAGTAAGAGTTCTTCACTGCATTCATTCTTTGTCTTGGGGTGGACTTGAAATCTATACTTGCGAGCTGATTCAAAAGCTTGCAAGTACTGGCATCAAACAAGTGGTTCTTTGTTCCGCTCACAGTCGTGTCGCTGAAGAGTTAAAAAAAGCCCATATCGAAATCCTTCCTTTTCCTGAAAAGAAGCTTTCGAAACTTGCGACTGCAAGGATCATTCGTCGCATAATTACCAAGCACAAGATCACTTTATTGCATTCACACACCCGCCTGGATATGTGGGCCTGCGCTTTGGCGATTTGGAACAATCGCAAGATTAAGCATATTTACAATCTCTATATGAATGCGACTCCTAAAAAGGATTTCGTTCACAAGTGGTTGTTCTCTAAAGTCGATGCCCTTTGCAGCTCCTCTGAAACGATTCTGAATGACGTCAAAAAGAACTTCCCGATCGCACCCAGCAAGCTTCATTTGATTCGCTACGGGCGCAATGTTGAACTTTTCAAACCTTATCCCAAGGAACGGGAAGGACTGCGTGGACTTTACCAAGCAGCTCCCGATCAAATCGTCATTGGAACTCTTTGCCGTATTGATCCAGGCAAAGGAGTGAAAGAACTGGTTCAAGCCCTAGAGAGCCTTTCTGACTCAGAGCTCAAAAGAATTCAGTTATGGATTATTGGTGATCCCACGATTGCTGGAAAAGATGAGCAAGGACAACCGATCTTTGCCGAACCTTCCCGCGTGCTCTTAGAGTGGATTCAAGAACAGCAACGCAATCCGCGCTATAGAAACCATCTTGTGCGCATCCCTTTTCAAAAGGACTACATCCCCTACATTGAAGCCCTGGATGTCTTTGCACTTGCCTCTTACAACGAGACTTATTCATTGAGTGTTTTAGATGCCATGATGATGGCAAAACCAGTAATTGGAACCAATGCCGGCGGAACCCCGGAACAAGTGGGAGAAAATGAGCGTGGCGTTTTAGCACAGCCGCAATCCCCGTCTTCACTGACAGAGGCTTTCCGTTACTATTTAAACAATCCTGGAGCTATCAAAGTTCAAGGCTTGAAAGCCCGTCAGTGGTCTGTACAAAATCATGAATGGAAAGAAACTCTGGAAAAGTTCCTAGCGCTCTATTCCCGTTTGAAATAACAAAAAAGGCCCTTCTGCCCGCCGATCTGCTGCGACTCGTGGGGCTATATGGTTAGTTTCTATACAGGTGCGATACGATCTCGTATGATTTTTCTATGACTGTTGATAATTTTAAATTACTCACCGCCAGATTAGAGCTAAGGCCGCATCGATTTGACGACGTCGATTTTATGATGGAGTTGAATTTAGATCCTGAAGTCACTCGCTATGTCCCTGACGGACCGTTCGAACACGTAA
The nucleotide sequence above comes from Bdellovibrio svalbardensis. Encoded proteins:
- a CDS encoding glycosyltransferase family 4 protein, with protein sequence MGEVRVLHCIHSLSWGGLEIYTCELIQKLASTGIKQVVLCSAHSRVAEELKKAHIEILPFPEKKLSKLATARIIRRIITKHKITLLHSHTRLDMWACALAIWNNRKIKHIYNLYMNATPKKDFVHKWLFSKVDALCSSSETILNDVKKNFPIAPSKLHLIRYGRNVELFKPYPKEREGLRGLYQAAPDQIVIGTLCRIDPGKGVKELVQALESLSDSELKRIQLWIIGDPTIAGKDEQGQPIFAEPSRVLLEWIQEQQRNPRYRNHLVRIPFQKDYIPYIEALDVFALASYNETYSLSVLDAMMMAKPVIGTNAGGTPEQVGENERGVLAQPQSPSSLTEAFRYYLNNPGAIKVQGLKARQWSVQNHEWKETLEKFLALYSRLK